A window of the Chondrinema litorale genome harbors these coding sequences:
- a CDS encoding TetR/AcrR family transcriptional regulator, protein MPRVKQFDKDEILAKAMNLFWQKGYHATSIGDLVEYTGVNRQSLYSTFTNKDELFNQAFERYRTIYLNKACDFLSTKSSAKEGIKDFFLKAIDNSLSDPEHKGCFVLNTTTEMVPENPNLMRVIAEHQQTFEKILIEFMEKGITLGEFPENIDLKSTAAFLITLYNGLVVMSKFRTEKEYLTNILDTALKVLDHPA, encoded by the coding sequence ATGCCAAGAGTTAAACAATTCGATAAAGATGAAATATTAGCCAAAGCCATGAACCTATTCTGGCAAAAGGGTTACCATGCGACTTCAATTGGCGATTTGGTAGAATACACTGGGGTGAACAGACAAAGTTTGTATAGTACTTTTACTAATAAAGATGAATTGTTTAACCAAGCTTTTGAAAGATACAGAACTATCTATTTAAACAAAGCCTGTGATTTTCTTTCTACTAAATCTTCTGCCAAAGAGGGCATTAAAGATTTTTTCTTAAAAGCTATTGATAACTCTTTGAGTGACCCAGAACACAAAGGCTGCTTTGTACTCAACACCACTACAGAAATGGTTCCTGAGAACCCAAACTTGATGCGGGTAATCGCAGAACACCAACAAACTTTCGAGAAAATCCTAATAGAGTTTATGGAGAAAGGGATTACTCTTGGTGAGTTTCCAGAGAATATCGATTTGAAATCGACTGCTGCATTCCTAATTACCTTATACAATGGTTTAGTTGTGATGAGTAAGTTTAGAACTGAAAAAGAATACCTCACCAATATTTTAGATACTGCTCTCAAAGTACTCGATCACCCTGCTTAA
- a CDS encoding PadR family transcriptional regulator has protein sequence MKGTHLGEFEEMILLMVGILNGDAYGISILKEIEEQTGRTVTVSTIHTALYRLEEKGFVDSYVGGASNARGGRSKRLYKITSDGRAALENARNLRDKLWKLMPGINP, from the coding sequence ATGAAAGGAACCCATTTGGGAGAGTTTGAAGAGATGATCCTACTCATGGTCGGCATTCTGAATGGTGATGCTTACGGTATTTCTATTTTAAAAGAAATAGAAGAACAAACTGGTAGAACTGTAACTGTGAGTACGATACATACAGCTTTATATCGATTAGAAGAAAAAGGATTTGTTGACTCTTATGTTGGAGGGGCGAGCAATGCTAGAGGAGGAAGAAGTAAGCGTTTATATAAAATTACTTCTGATGGTAGGGCAGCACTAGAGAATGCTAGGAATCTACGCGATAAACTATGGAAGTTGATGCCCGGTATAAATCCATAA
- a CDS encoding T9SS type A sorting domain-containing protein: MAKLKVYLIAFFPFFSTYVYAQTEYSIAREWNEVLLTCIRNDYARPTIHARNLFHISAAMYDAWVVTSKTTAKPYFLNKNVGGFYTPFEGFTYAGTNIEDAQKEAITYAAYRLINYRFRNAPRYAIAKNYIDSLMNTLGYNPSIISTNYASGSAAALGNFIARQVILYGQQDGSNELDNYENMYYEPINDPLELSEYSNEFVTDPNRWQPLILSVPFIDQSGNLINFSIVDFLSPEWGNVIPFALDDEDKTTYTRDGNTYQVYCDPGPPPFINTTTSNGIDDPYKWGFSMVSVWGSHLSPFDSVMIDISPNSIGNISLESLPNKFEDYQNFYDFYSGQDNSQGYTVNPKTGNPYNVQMVPRGDYGRVLAEFWADGPDSETPPGHWYTILNYVSYHPKFVRRYKGIGQRLNKLEWDIKAYFILGATMHDAAIAAWSVKGYYDYIRPISAIRYMASKGQSTNTQLPNYSPEGLPLIDGYIELITENDTLVGENNENLNKIKVYSWSGHKFDHDQNVYETKVSWILAEEWWPYQRPSFVTPPFAGYVSGHSTYSRAAANVMTLLTGDEYFPNGLGEFVAEKNKFLFFEEGPSQDIVLQWAKYYDAADQCSLSRIWGGIHPPADDIPGRIMGAHVGKKAFNQADKYINNIISSTTSNAVLEPVVFPNPTNGIIHLSFNFIKNYNYIQIFNQNGKLIPEDLYSFENDGSDLRINVERLNSGVYFILDKDGNSYKIFKD, translated from the coding sequence ATGGCTAAGTTAAAAGTTTACCTCATCGCATTTTTCCCATTTTTTTCTACTTATGTATATGCCCAAACAGAATATTCTATTGCACGTGAATGGAACGAAGTATTACTTACCTGCATCAGAAATGATTATGCACGTCCTACAATTCATGCAAGAAACCTTTTTCACATTTCTGCTGCCATGTACGACGCTTGGGTGGTAACCAGTAAAACAACCGCCAAACCGTATTTTCTCAATAAAAATGTAGGAGGTTTTTACACACCTTTTGAAGGTTTTACCTATGCCGGTACCAACATAGAAGATGCTCAAAAAGAAGCCATAACTTATGCTGCTTATCGGTTAATTAATTACAGATTTAGAAATGCACCTCGATATGCCATTGCCAAAAATTATATTGATAGTTTGATGAATACTTTAGGGTATAATCCTAGCATAATCAGTACTAATTATGCTTCTGGTTCAGCCGCCGCATTGGGTAATTTTATTGCCAGACAAGTAATTCTTTATGGCCAGCAAGATGGCTCTAACGAATTAGATAATTATGAAAACATGTATTACGAGCCAATCAATGATCCACTCGAGCTGTCAGAATATTCAAATGAGTTTGTCACTGATCCGAATAGATGGCAACCATTGATTTTAAGTGTTCCATTTATAGACCAAAGTGGCAACCTCATTAACTTTTCAATAGTAGATTTTTTAAGTCCAGAATGGGGTAATGTAATTCCTTTTGCCTTAGACGATGAAGACAAGACTACTTATACCAGAGATGGTAATACTTACCAAGTTTATTGTGATCCCGGACCTCCACCTTTTATTAATACAACAACTAGTAACGGAATAGATGATCCCTATAAATGGGGATTTAGTATGGTATCTGTTTGGGGAAGCCATCTAAGTCCATTTGATAGCGTAATGATCGATATTTCACCAAATAGCATTGGCAATATCTCTTTAGAATCACTCCCAAATAAATTCGAAGATTATCAAAATTTCTATGATTTCTATAGTGGGCAAGATAATAGCCAAGGTTATACAGTTAACCCAAAAACAGGAAACCCCTATAATGTACAAATGGTACCAAGAGGTGATTATGGAAGAGTATTAGCAGAATTTTGGGCAGATGGACCAGACTCAGAAACTCCTCCTGGCCACTGGTACACTATTTTAAATTATGTGAGTTATCATCCGAAGTTTGTGAGACGGTATAAAGGTATAGGCCAAAGACTAAATAAACTAGAATGGGATATTAAAGCTTATTTTATTCTAGGTGCAACAATGCATGATGCGGCCATTGCCGCTTGGAGTGTAAAGGGATATTACGATTATATAAGACCAATTTCGGCAATCAGATACATGGCTTCAAAAGGGCAATCTACTAATACCCAATTACCTAATTATTCTCCAGAAGGATTACCTCTAATTGATGGATACATAGAACTAATTACTGAAAATGATACCTTGGTAGGAGAAAATAATGAAAACTTAAATAAGATAAAAGTATACTCTTGGAGCGGGCATAAGTTCGATCATGACCAAAATGTTTATGAAACTAAAGTCTCTTGGATTTTAGCTGAAGAATGGTGGCCATATCAACGACCATCTTTCGTTACTCCACCATTTGCCGGTTATGTTTCTGGTCATTCTACCTATTCAAGAGCCGCCGCAAATGTAATGACATTGCTTACAGGTGATGAATATTTTCCAAACGGATTAGGTGAATTTGTAGCAGAAAAAAATAAGTTCCTATTCTTTGAAGAAGGCCCATCTCAAGACATAGTATTACAATGGGCTAAATATTATGATGCAGCTGATCAATGCAGTTTATCTAGAATCTGGGGTGGCATTCATCCACCTGCCGATGATATTCCCGGAAGAATAATGGGGGCTCATGTTGGAAAAAAAGCATTTAATCAAGCTGATAAATATATTAATAATATAATTTCTAGTACTACAAGTAATGCTGTATTAGAACCGGTTGTTTTTCCTAACCCAACAAATGGTATCATTCATTTGTCATTCAACTTCATCAAAAATTATAATTACATCCAAATCTTTAATCAAAATGGTAAATTGATACCAGAAGATTTATACTCATTTGAAAATGATGGAAGCGATTTAAGAATTAATGTAGAAAGGTTAAATAGTGGAGTTTACTTTATTTTAGATAAAGATGGAAACTCTTATAAAATATTTAAAGATTAG
- a CDS encoding DUF1648 domain-containing protein translates to MTRPKIYIKRTAADYLMEAIGVLAIIWMFINIIMHYGSLPETIPSHFNIRGNVDNYSSKISIWFLPIVSMVLFISLFFMTKFPHNFNYPTKITESNAEGQYKKATRLIRYINAIIAILFAYISYQTVQIALGNQESLGSGFLIFLLIGLFSGITLYYIFSKRNKVK, encoded by the coding sequence ATGACCAGACCTAAGATTTATATTAAAAGAACTGCTGCCGATTATTTAATGGAAGCCATTGGCGTACTTGCCATAATCTGGATGTTTATCAATATCATAATGCATTATGGCAGTTTACCTGAAACCATTCCCAGCCATTTTAATATTCGTGGGAATGTAGATAATTACAGTAGTAAAATCTCTATCTGGTTTTTGCCAATTGTTTCGATGGTATTATTCATTAGCTTGTTCTTTATGACCAAGTTTCCGCATAATTTCAATTATCCCACTAAAATTACTGAGAGCAATGCGGAAGGGCAGTATAAAAAGGCAACGAGGTTAATTAGATATATCAATGCAATTATAGCTATTCTGTTTGCCTATATTAGTTATCAAACAGTGCAAATAGCATTAGGGAATCAGGAAAGTTTGGGTAGTGGATTCTTAATTTTCTTATTAATTGGTCTATTTAGCGGTATTACGCTTTACTATATTTTTTCTAAGCGTAACAAAGTAAAATAG
- a CDS encoding SDR family oxidoreductase yields MSNLSGKKAVITGGNSGIGYETAKLFKAKGAEVIITGRNSEKVQIAAEELGVKGLVTDQSDLKAIERLVSEVKETFGKIDILFINAGIAAFAPFEMVTEEHLDNIMNINFKGAFFTLQKFTPILKEGASVINLSSLNAYSGMDNTVAYAASKAAMNSFTRTVAQELAPKKIRVNAVCPGPIETPIFSKMGIADADREAFAANATSKIPLKRFGKSEEVAGLVSFLASDEAAFITGSEYMIDGGLGLKTI; encoded by the coding sequence ATGAGCAATCTATCAGGAAAAAAAGCAGTAATTACTGGCGGAAATAGTGGTATTGGTTACGAAACCGCTAAACTTTTTAAAGCTAAAGGTGCCGAGGTAATTATTACTGGCAGAAATTCTGAAAAAGTACAAATAGCCGCTGAAGAACTTGGAGTAAAAGGATTAGTGACAGATCAATCTGACTTAAAGGCAATTGAACGATTAGTAAGTGAAGTAAAAGAAACTTTTGGCAAAATAGATATCTTATTTATTAATGCTGGAATTGCCGCTTTTGCTCCTTTTGAAATGGTAACTGAAGAGCATTTAGATAATATTATGAACATCAATTTTAAAGGAGCATTTTTCACCCTACAAAAATTTACTCCAATATTAAAAGAAGGAGCTTCTGTAATTAACCTCTCTTCTTTAAATGCATATTCTGGTATGGATAATACAGTTGCATACGCTGCAAGTAAAGCTGCCATGAACTCATTTACAAGAACGGTTGCTCAAGAATTAGCACCTAAAAAAATTAGGGTAAATGCCGTATGCCCAGGACCAATTGAAACACCAATTTTTAGTAAAATGGGAATTGCTGATGCTGATCGTGAAGCTTTTGCTGCCAATGCAACTTCTAAAATTCCTTTAAAAAGATTTGGTAAGTCAGAAGAAGTGGCAGGTCTTGTTTCTTTTCTGGCCTCTGATGAAGCAGCATTTATTACTGGTAGCGAATATATGATTGATGGAGGTTTAGGCCTAAAAACCATTTGA
- a CDS encoding sulfatase, producing the protein MKNYKLLLIFLLVITYSCKDKDESVEQLRKPNVLFILVDDLGLHDLSVTGSKFYETPNVDKIAVSGFRFTQAYAGSRVCSPSRASIMLGKATARHGITDWIGAASGEDWRTYNRHDKLLPAEYTHALPAQDITIAEAMKQAGYMTFFAGKWHLGGEGSLPEDHGFEINKGGFEKGSPMGGYFSPFNNPKLENHEDGENLSLRLANETASFIEQHKDTSFFAFLSFYAVHGPIQTTQKKWDKYKQKAETQGIKDHGYEMERVLPIRTVQDNPVYGGLVETMDEAVGIVTSKLEELGLAENTIVIFTSDNGGVASGDNYSTSNLPQRGGKGYQWEGGIREPYFIKVPWLKAENYDINTPVTGMDLFPTILDLAGIPLLPDQHMDGVSVLPLMDGKEIAERTLYWHYPHYGNQGGEPSSIIREGDWKLIHYWEDDRNELHNLAKDISEQEELAFQNAERVHTMETKLFKWLEEVNAQFPIPDKEYDVVLDNARDQKIRNELLPNLEAQRMDMFKPDWQPNADWWGSNLTID; encoded by the coding sequence ATGAAAAACTATAAACTCCTACTAATTTTTTTACTTGTTATAACATATTCTTGTAAAGATAAAGATGAGTCGGTTGAGCAATTAAGAAAACCAAATGTATTATTTATTCTGGTAGACGATCTTGGTTTGCACGATTTAAGTGTTACAGGTAGTAAATTCTATGAGACACCCAATGTTGATAAAATTGCAGTAAGTGGATTTCGCTTTACACAAGCGTATGCAGGAAGTAGAGTTTGTAGTCCTTCGAGAGCCAGTATTATGTTGGGTAAAGCCACTGCCAGACATGGAATTACCGATTGGATAGGTGCTGCATCAGGTGAAGATTGGAGAACATATAACAGACATGATAAATTGTTGCCTGCTGAATATACCCATGCTTTGCCAGCTCAAGATATTACCATAGCAGAAGCAATGAAACAGGCAGGTTACATGACTTTTTTTGCTGGCAAGTGGCACTTAGGTGGAGAAGGTTCGCTACCAGAAGATCACGGGTTTGAAATAAACAAAGGTGGTTTTGAAAAAGGGAGTCCAATGGGTGGTTACTTTTCACCATTTAATAATCCGAAATTAGAAAATCATGAAGATGGAGAAAATCTCTCTTTGAGGTTGGCAAATGAAACAGCATCATTTATCGAACAACATAAAGATACCAGCTTTTTCGCTTTCTTATCTTTTTATGCGGTGCATGGTCCAATTCAAACCACACAAAAAAAATGGGATAAGTACAAGCAAAAAGCAGAAACACAGGGAATAAAAGATCATGGCTACGAAATGGAAAGGGTCTTGCCGATTAGAACAGTTCAAGATAATCCGGTTTACGGAGGTTTGGTAGAAACGATGGACGAAGCAGTCGGAATTGTAACAAGTAAGCTTGAAGAACTCGGATTAGCAGAAAATACCATCGTAATTTTTACATCTGATAATGGAGGAGTGGCATCAGGTGATAATTATTCTACTTCCAATCTGCCACAAAGAGGTGGTAAGGGTTATCAATGGGAAGGAGGTATTAGAGAACCTTATTTTATTAAAGTGCCTTGGTTAAAAGCTGAAAATTATGATATAAATACTCCAGTAACTGGGATGGACTTATTTCCAACAATACTTGATCTGGCTGGTATTCCGCTTTTACCCGATCAGCATATGGATGGGGTGAGCGTATTACCATTAATGGATGGAAAAGAAATTGCTGAGCGCACATTGTATTGGCATTATCCGCATTACGGGAATCAAGGCGGTGAACCATCATCAATTATTAGAGAAGGAGACTGGAAGCTGATACACTATTGGGAGGATGATAGAAACGAACTGCACAATTTAGCTAAAGATATTTCAGAACAGGAAGAGCTTGCTTTTCAAAATGCAGAAAGAGTGCATACAATGGAGACAAAACTTTTTAAATGGTTAGAAGAAGTAAATGCACAATTTCCTATACCAGATAAAGAATATGATGTGGTTTTAGATAATGCCAGAGATCAAAAAATTAGAAATGAATTATTACCTAATCTCGAAGCACAAAGAATGGATATGTTTAAACCGGATTGGCAACCAAACGCAGATTGGTGGGGTAGTAATTTAACTATAGATTAA
- a CDS encoding YceI family protein, translated as MTSVKGKWAIDPMHSEIQFKVKHLVISTVTGSFTAFDGTVDADGEEFEGAKVAFTADTASVTTNNSDRDGHLKSGDFFDAETYPKLSFESTSFTKTGDDEYELKGNLTIKDVTKEVSLKVEHGGIMVDPYGNTKAGFEISGKVNRKEYGLNWSAVTEAGGVVVGDDVKLLLNVQVAKQ; from the coding sequence ATGACATCAGTAAAAGGAAAATGGGCAATTGACCCAATGCATAGCGAAATCCAATTTAAAGTAAAGCACCTTGTTATTTCAACCGTAACTGGAAGTTTCACTGCATTTGATGGTACTGTAGACGCTGACGGCGAAGAGTTTGAAGGCGCAAAAGTTGCATTTACTGCAGATACAGCCAGTGTTACTACTAACAATTCTGACAGAGATGGTCACTTAAAATCTGGTGATTTCTTTGATGCTGAAACTTATCCAAAACTTAGCTTTGAATCTACTTCATTCACTAAAACAGGTGATGATGAGTATGAATTAAAAGGTAACCTTACTATTAAAGATGTAACTAAAGAAGTTTCTCTTAAAGTTGAACATGGTGGTATTATGGTTGACCCTTACGGTAATACTAAAGCTGGTTTTGAAATCAGTGGTAAAGTAAACAGAAAAGAATATGGTCTTAACTGGAGTGCAGTTACAGAGGCTGGTGGTGTTGTTGTTGGAGATGACGTAAAGCTTCTTCTGAACGTTCAGGTTGCAAAACAATAA
- a CDS encoding FtsX-like permease family protein, with product MKRYPPKWIDSLLEAMFKERFADEIIGDLHEWFEWKSESQSSVKLYFGYLKAVLMAFRIHNFKNVKTLFLLVIDTLMIHNNIKISVRSLLQHRLFTVINLLGLTISLMSFLFIYAFVSYELSYDNFHAKGENIYRVLQYNPESKNLVRSTPTPLADAFLTDFESSMQFARFGNDPVFVELDSQKYYEENFYWADSSMFNVFDLPFKYGDPKHALTEKNTVVLTEEVSIKYFGEGVNPVGKLLPIKIYDGNANITMRIDGVMEALPSNTDLPFEVLGSISNAFDLYSRFNKHWGFNWLHTYVYIPKKTDVTRIESQFPNIVERALGADFVSNRSFYFQPLKEVHLYSSEISGANAETSIDNIITFTIIGFFIILIATINYLNLMGARVNKRAKEVGVRKVLGASKKQLLVQFLTESNITLCLSMIMGILLVYILWPIFTSFLAKPIPFSILLSRESISLFVALVFICGTLAGLYPAWLLTSVSVSKILNKQANQTRKNNLQKILVSFQFAVSVFLIISSLIVYRQVDFMSHKNLGFNKEQLLTIKVEDRATQEKIKLVKEEIAKLSAVEAVTVSGESLPSQMNNTGSLSWDETSRVNKKSIHIVSIDQDFFETLEIPFIHGQNFVRETDFSAESQVILNKAAMDVMGGKDPVKSMIEIDDTRHEVIGVVDNYHYQSLLSNVIPVVFCTVPPGTRLSPDNIIIRLKTNDVFSTLDDIETIWKNFSPDEYFSFQFVDETYQAVYNSERRFLKLFSIFAALSIIISCMGLYGIVLFTTEEKSKEISIRKVLGSTVPQIVMLVVRKFMLLILIGFVIGIPLSIYFMNDWLQQFSYRIKVDFISVLLAGSLVALIAAFTIGFNTLRAALANPIVHLRKE from the coding sequence ATGAAAAGATACCCACCAAAATGGATTGATTCGCTACTTGAAGCAATGTTTAAAGAGAGATTTGCTGATGAAATAATTGGAGATTTACACGAATGGTTTGAATGGAAAAGCGAATCTCAATCTAGTGTAAAGTTGTATTTCGGTTATTTAAAAGCTGTATTAATGGCTTTTAGAATCCATAATTTTAAAAATGTAAAAACACTTTTTCTCCTAGTAATTGATACACTTATGATTCATAACAATATAAAAATCAGTGTTCGATCTTTATTGCAACACAGATTATTTACTGTAATAAATCTGCTTGGGCTCACCATAAGTTTAATGTCTTTTTTGTTTATCTATGCTTTTGTAAGCTACGAATTAAGCTATGATAATTTCCACGCTAAAGGCGAAAACATCTATAGAGTCTTACAGTATAATCCAGAGTCTAAAAATCTGGTGAGGTCTACACCAACACCGCTTGCAGATGCATTTTTAACAGATTTTGAATCTTCTATGCAATTTGCTCGGTTTGGTAACGATCCGGTTTTTGTTGAGTTAGACAGTCAAAAATACTACGAAGAAAATTTTTACTGGGCAGATTCGTCGATGTTCAATGTGTTCGATTTGCCATTTAAATACGGTGATCCCAAGCATGCATTAACAGAGAAAAATACAGTGGTGCTCACAGAAGAAGTATCAATTAAATATTTTGGTGAAGGAGTAAACCCAGTTGGTAAGCTTTTGCCCATTAAAATTTACGATGGAAATGCTAATATAACAATGCGTATCGATGGAGTAATGGAAGCCCTACCCTCCAATACAGATTTACCTTTTGAGGTGTTGGGGTCTATTTCTAACGCTTTTGATTTATATAGCAGGTTTAATAAACACTGGGGATTTAATTGGTTGCATACATATGTTTACATACCCAAAAAGACTGATGTAACAAGAATAGAATCACAATTTCCAAATATTGTAGAGCGAGCATTAGGGGCAGATTTTGTTTCAAATCGCTCATTTTATTTTCAACCTTTAAAAGAAGTTCACTTATATTCTTCAGAAATAAGTGGAGCGAATGCAGAAACAAGTATAGATAACATTATCACTTTTACCATTATCGGTTTCTTTATAATTCTTATAGCAACTATCAATTACCTTAATTTAATGGGAGCCAGAGTAAATAAAAGGGCTAAAGAAGTGGGAGTGAGAAAAGTTTTGGGTGCTAGCAAAAAACAACTTCTTGTTCAGTTTTTAACAGAGTCTAATATTACTTTGTGTTTAAGTATGATTATGGGAATATTGTTGGTATATATTTTATGGCCAATATTTACAAGCTTTTTAGCTAAACCAATTCCATTTTCTATATTACTGAGTAGAGAATCTATTAGCTTATTTGTTGCATTAGTTTTTATATGTGGCACATTAGCTGGTTTATACCCAGCTTGGTTGCTCACCTCTGTTTCGGTAAGTAAAATATTGAATAAACAGGCCAATCAAACTCGTAAAAATAACCTGCAAAAAATATTGGTATCATTTCAGTTTGCAGTATCAGTATTTCTAATTATTTCTTCTTTAATTGTTTACAGACAGGTCGATTTTATGTCACACAAAAACCTTGGGTTTAACAAGGAGCAATTGCTTACAATAAAGGTAGAAGATAGAGCAACCCAAGAAAAAATTAAATTAGTAAAAGAGGAAATAGCAAAGCTTTCCGCTGTAGAAGCTGTAACCGTTTCAGGAGAGTCTTTGCCGAGCCAAATGAATAATACAGGAAGTTTATCGTGGGATGAGACCTCTCGAGTAAATAAAAAATCAATTCATATTGTATCTATAGATCAAGACTTTTTTGAAACCTTGGAAATTCCATTTATACATGGACAAAACTTTGTAAGAGAAACGGATTTTAGTGCTGAGAGTCAGGTGATTCTAAACAAAGCAGCAATGGATGTAATGGGGGGAAAAGACCCCGTTAAAAGCATGATTGAAATTGACGATACAAGGCATGAGGTAATTGGTGTTGTTGATAATTATCATTATCAATCTTTGCTATCTAATGTAATTCCTGTAGTGTTTTGTACAGTTCCTCCCGGTACTAGACTTAGCCCAGATAATATCATAATCAGATTAAAAACTAATGATGTTTTCTCAACACTAGATGATATTGAAACCATTTGGAAAAACTTCTCACCAGACGAATATTTTAGTTTTCAATTTGTAGACGAAACTTATCAGGCAGTTTACAATAGTGAAAGAAGATTCTTAAAACTCTTTAGTATTTTTGCTGCTCTCAGCATCATAATTTCATGCATGGGATTATACGGAATTGTATTATTTACCACAGAAGAAAAAAGCAAAGAAATTAGCATTAGAAAAGTGCTAGGCTCTACAGTACCTCAAATTGTAATGTTGGTAGTAAGAAAATTTATGCTACTCATCCTCATCGGTTTTGTCATTGGTATTCCATTGTCTATTTATTTTATGAATGATTGGCTCCAACAATTCTCCTATAGAATTAAAGTAGACTTTATAAGTGTACTGCTGGCAGGTTCTTTAGTCGCATTGATTGCAGCTTTTACAATTGGTTTTAACACCTTAAGAGCTGCTTTAGCAAACCCAATTGTGCATTTAAGAAAGGAATAA
- a CDS encoding Kelch repeat-containing protein has translation MDRQHILHFILFVTIFTISSTSQLIAQTSWEQVKTENEPSKRHENAFVKVGTKFYLLGGRGMKPVEIYDPATATWSEGQMPPVEMSHFQSVAYHGMIYVMGGLQSGWPSETPLSHIYIYDTVEDLWVVGPEIPKDRQRGAAGVFVYEDKIYMVCGIINGHTSGWVSWFDVYDPKTNTWSKLPNAPRARDHFQAAVVGDQLVVTGGRKSGYQGQGFEATIAETDMYDFSTGKWITLPSSSGDIPTQRAGCTAVVVGDEVIVIGGESGSQEKAHSEVEVFNAKTKKWRKLPSLNTGRHGTQVIYSEGNLYIAAGCGNRGGAPELNSFETYVLKTDDTNKDVAIVDGKLSTNAESITFEKVKPYFSNKKSITLKNAEGNQGVLLTYVISTDQSSFTVDFPYELPYMINPGETVDVELTFTPKDTNSTEGEILIKSSDRGNKQPLSIKLKGN, from the coding sequence ATGGATAGACAACATATTCTTCACTTCATACTTTTTGTTACAATTTTTACTATTTCTTCTACTTCTCAACTAATAGCTCAAACTTCTTGGGAACAAGTAAAAACAGAAAACGAACCTAGTAAAAGGCATGAAAATGCTTTTGTAAAAGTGGGTACTAAGTTTTATTTGCTTGGTGGTAGAGGAATGAAACCTGTAGAAATTTACGATCCTGCCACTGCAACTTGGTCTGAGGGACAAATGCCACCAGTTGAGATGTCTCATTTTCAGTCTGTGGCTTATCATGGGATGATCTACGTTATGGGAGGATTACAAAGTGGTTGGCCATCGGAAACTCCTTTGTCGCATATTTACATTTACGATACTGTTGAAGATCTTTGGGTTGTAGGTCCAGAAATTCCAAAAGACAGACAAAGAGGTGCGGCAGGTGTGTTCGTCTATGAAGATAAAATTTATATGGTTTGTGGAATTATTAATGGACACACTTCTGGTTGGGTTTCTTGGTTTGATGTTTACGATCCTAAAACAAACACTTGGTCTAAACTACCAAACGCACCAAGAGCTAGAGATCATTTTCAGGCAGCCGTAGTGGGGGATCAGCTAGTGGTAACTGGTGGAAGAAAGTCAGGTTATCAAGGGCAAGGTTTTGAAGCAACCATAGCCGAAACCGATATGTATGACTTTTCAACTGGAAAATGGATAACTTTGCCATCGTCGTCAGGAGATATACCTACCCAAAGAGCAGGTTGTACAGCAGTTGTAGTGGGAGATGAAGTAATTGTAATCGGTGGAGAAAGCGGTAGCCAAGAAAAGGCACATAGCGAAGTTGAAGTTTTTAATGCTAAAACTAAAAAGTGGAGAAAGTTACCATCTTTAAATACAGGCAGACATGGCACTCAAGTAATTTATTCTGAAGGCAATTTATATATAGCTGCAGGTTGTGGAAACAGGGGAGGAGCACCAGAATTAAACTCTTTTGAAACTTATGTTTTAAAAACTGATGATACTAATAAAGATGTGGCGATAGTTGATGGTAAATTAAGTACCAATGCAGAAAGCATTACTTTTGAAAAGGTGAAACCTTATTTTTCTAATAAGAAATCTATTACCCTTAAAAATGCAGAAGGTAATCAAGGTGTATTGTTGACTTACGTTATCTCAACCGATCAATCTAGTTTTACAGTAGACTTTCCTTATGAGCTGCCTTATATGATTAATCCCGGTGAAACGGTTGATGTGGAATTGACATTCACTCCTAAGGATACTAATTCTACCGAAGGAGAGATTTTAATAAAGTCTTCTGATAGAGGAAATAAGCAACCCTTAAGTATAAAACTCAAAGGCAACTAG